A single Mobula hypostoma chromosome 26, sMobHyp1.1, whole genome shotgun sequence DNA region contains:
- the LOC134338099 gene encoding C-reactive protein-like isoform X2, producing MNYFIPIVFMVCIYLPGSDSAGLVGKSLKFEKETSDSYVRVFSSPFTELTAFTVCLRAASELTRGYSLFSYASSRDTNELLIWYYANGGISLNLSSNETQFSLPKMDALLRHICVTWESTEGLVTIWENGKHSSQKIGGKGWVVKGSGQFILGQDQDSVGGGFDKSQSFVGEITDVHMWDFVLETSEIETANEGCFCTGGNIVNWGITSYESGGMVTIKDNNDCIF from the coding sequence GTCTGGTCGGGAAATcactgaaatttgaaaaggaaacAAGTGACAGCTACGTCAGAGTTTTCTCATCGCCTTTTACTGAATTGACTGCCTTTACTGTCTGCCTCAGGGCAGCCTCTGAGTTGACCCGTGGTTACAGTTTGTTCTCCTATGCATCGTCGAGGGATACCAATGAACTGTTGATTTGGTACTATGCTAATGGAGGCATCTCCCTGAACTTAAGCAGTAATGAAACACAGTTTTCCCTTCCAAAAATGGATGCCTTGCTGAGGCACATCTGTGTAACCTGGGAATCTACAGAGGGTTTGGTTACCATCTGGGAAAATGGGAAACACTCTTCACAGAAGATTGGTGGAAAGGGTTGGGTTGTGAAAGGTTCTGGTCAGTTTATTCTTGGTCAGGATCAGGACAGTGTTGGAGGAGGTTTTGACAAATCTCAGTCCTTTGTTGGGGAAATAACTGATGTTCATATGTGGGATTTTGTGCTTGAAACCAGTGAGATTGAGACAGCAAATGAGGGATGTTTCTGTACCGGAGGCAACATCGTCAACTggggaataacttcctatgaatCAGGAGGGATGGTGACAATCAAAGACAATAATGACTGCATATTTTAG
- the LOC134338099 gene encoding C-reactive protein-like isoform X1, giving the protein MNYFIPIVFMVCIYLLGSDSEGLVGKSLKFEKETSDSYVRVFSSPFTELTAFTVCLRAASELTRGYSLFSYASSRDTNELLIWYYANGGISLNLSSNETQFSLPKMDALLRHICVTWESTEGLVTIWENGKHSSQKIGGKGWVVKGSGQFILGQDQDSVGGGFDKSQSFVGEITDVHMWDFVLETSEIETANEGCFCTGGNIVNWGITSYESGGMVTIKDNNDCIF; this is encoded by the exons ATGAATTACTTCATCCCCATTGTGTTCATGGTCTGCATTTACCTGCTGGGATCTGACAGTGAAG GTCTGGTCGGGAAATcactgaaatttgaaaaggaaacAAGTGACAGCTACGTCAGAGTTTTCTCATCGCCTTTTACTGAATTGACTGCCTTTACTGTCTGCCTCAGGGCAGCCTCTGAGTTGACCCGTGGTTACAGTTTGTTCTCCTATGCATCGTCGAGGGATACCAATGAACTGTTGATTTGGTACTATGCTAATGGAGGCATCTCCCTGAACTTAAGCAGTAATGAAACACAGTTTTCCCTTCCAAAAATGGATGCCTTGCTGAGGCACATCTGTGTAACCTGGGAATCTACAGAGGGTTTGGTTACCATCTGGGAAAATGGGAAACACTCTTCACAGAAGATTGGTGGAAAGGGTTGGGTTGTGAAAGGTTCTGGTCAGTTTATTCTTGGTCAGGATCAGGACAGTGTTGGAGGAGGTTTTGACAAATCTCAGTCCTTTGTTGGGGAAATAACTGATGTTCATATGTGGGATTTTGTGCTTGAAACCAGTGAGATTGAGACAGCAAATGAGGGATGTTTCTGTACCGGAGGCAACATCGTCAACTggggaataacttcctatgaatCAGGAGGGATGGTGACAATCAAAGACAATAATGACTGCATATTTTAG